The stretch of DNA CTCGGCCACGAACCGGTCCGGGCGCCGGGCTCCCCGATCGTCGCCGTGCCCGGACTCGGCGCCCGTCAGGGCGAGTTGAGCGCCAAGGGCATCGAGGTCTCCCAGCGCGCGGGCAATCTGCGGGCCGCGTTCCACCTCTACAACACGCCCGCCGACGTCGACCGCCTGCTGGACGCGCTGGCCGGCTGAGGCCGCCACCGGGATCCGGACACGGGCCGGGGCCTCCCGTCCCACACGAGGAGGCCCCGACCCGTATCACCCCGGGTCACCGCACCGGGGTGAAGTCCCGCGCTCCGATGCTGTGTCTTCCGGGGGCCGACCCCCGGAAGCCCGGCCGGTTCGTCTCATCGCACCGGAGTGAAGTCCCGCGCTCCGATGCTGTGTTCTCCGGGGGCCGACCCCCGGACCCCCGGCCGGTTCGTCTCACCGCACCGGAGTGAAGTCCCGCGCCCCAATGAACTCCGGACGCCGTACCGGCGCCGCGAACGGATCCACCGCCGCGTTCTCCACGCTGTTGAAGACGATGAACACGTTGCTGCGCGGGAACGGCGTGATGTTGTCGCCGGAGCCGTGCATGCAGTTGCAGTCGAACCACGTGGCCGAACCGGCCCTGCCCGTGAACAGCTTGATGCCGTACTGCCCGGCCAGGGCGGTCAGCGCCTCGTCGGACGGCGTGCCCGCGTCCTGCATCTGAAGCGACTTCTTGTAGTTGTCCTCCGGTGTGGCCCCCGCACAGCCGAGGAACGTCCGGTGCGACCCCGGCATGATCATGAGGCCGCCGTTGGTGTCGTAGTTCTCGGTCAGCGCGATCGAGACGGACACCGTCCGCATGTTCGGCAGGCCGTCCTCGGCGTGCCAGGTCTCGAAGTCCGAGTGCCAGTAGAAGCCGCTGGCCCCGAAGCCCGGCTTGACGTTGATCCGCGACTGGTGGACGTAGACGTCCGAGCCGAGGATCTGCCGGGCCCGCCCGACGACGCGCTCGTCGCGCACCAGCCCGGCGAACACCTCGCTGATGCGGTGCACCTCGAAGACCGAGCGGATCTCCTTGGACTTCGGCTCCACGACGGAGCGTTCGTCGGCCCGGATCGCCGGGTCGCCCACCAGCCGGTCCAGCTCCCGCCGGTAGACGGCGACCTCGTCCTCGGTGATCAGCTGGTCGACGGCGAGGAAGCCGTCGCGCTCGAACGACTGGAGGCCGGCGACGTCGAACGGTCCGGGCGTGTCGGGGGAGCCCCAGACGACCGGGTCCTGGCGGGGAGTGGTCACCTCGGTGGTGCCGCGGGTGGGGTACAGGTCGGTGACGTCGGTCATCGGGTGTTCACACCTCCTCGGGCTCGGTGAGCAGGGGGTAGACGCCGTTCTCGTCGTGGTCCTCCCGACCGGTGACGGGCGGGTTGAACACGCAGACGCAGCGGAAGTCCTCCTTGACGCGGAGCGTGTGCCGCTCGTGTCCGTCGAGGAGGTACATGGTCCCGGGCGTGATCGTGTAGGTCTTCCCGGTCTCGCGGTCGGTCAGCTCGGCCTCGCCCTCGACGCAGACGACGGCCTCGATGTGGTTCGCGTACCACATCGACGTCTCCGTACCCGCGTACAGGATCGTCTCGTGCACGGAGAAGCCGACCTTCTCCTTGGCGAGGACGATGCGCTTGCTCTCCCAGGTGCCGGACGCGGCCTTCACATGCCGGTCGGTGCCTTCGATGTCCTTGAACGAACGGACGATCACGGTGGTACGCGCCTCCTTGCGTCGTTGTTTCCGGTGTTCCGGTGTTGCGTTGTACTGGTGCTCTGCCGCTCGGTGGTCAGGCGGTCTCGCGGACCGCGCGGGCGAGGACGCTCATGCCCTCGTCCAGCTCCTCGGGGGTGATGGTCAGCGCCGGCAGCAGCTTGACGACCTCGCCCTGCGGGCCGGACGTCTCGACCAGCAGCCCGAGGTCGAAGGCGCGCCGCGCGATCCGCCCGGCCCGCTGCGGGTCGTGGAACTCCAGGCCCCACACCAGACCCCGGCCCCGGTACTCCTTGACGTCCGCGAGGTTCTCCTCGGTGATCGAGATCAGCCACTGCTCCAGCAGCTCCCCGCGGGCGCGGGTCTGCTTCTCCATCGCCGAGCCGTCCGTCCAGTAGGCCTCCAGGGCGGCCGTGGCCGTGACGAACGCCGGGTTGTTGCCGCGGAAGGTGCCGTTGTGCTCGCCCGGCTCCCACACGTCCAGCTCCGGCCGGAACAGGCACAGCGACATCGGCAGGCCGTAGCCGCTGATGGACTTGGAGACGGTGACGATGTCGGGCACGATGCCGGCCTCCTCGAAGGAGAAGAAGGCCCCGGTGCGCCCGCATCCCATCTGGATGTCGTCGACGATCAGCAGCATGTCCTGCCGCTCGCACAGCTCCTTGAGCGCGCGCAGCCACTCGGGCCGGGCGACGTTGATGCCGCCCTCGCCCTGCACCGTCTCGACGATCACGGCGGCCGGCTTGTTCAGACCGGAGCCCTGGTCCTCCAGGAGCCGCTCGAACCACAGGAAGTCCGGGACCTTGCCGTCGAAGTAGTTGTCGAA from Streptomyces sp. 6-11-2 encodes:
- the thpD gene encoding ectoine hydroxylase, translated to MTDVTDLYPTRGTTEVTTPRQDPVVWGSPDTPGPFDVAGLQSFERDGFLAVDQLITEDEVAVYRRELDRLVGDPAIRADERSVVEPKSKEIRSVFEVHRISEVFAGLVRDERVVGRARQILGSDVYVHQSRINVKPGFGASGFYWHSDFETWHAEDGLPNMRTVSVSIALTENYDTNGGLMIMPGSHRTFLGCAGATPEDNYKKSLQMQDAGTPSDEALTALAGQYGIKLFTGRAGSATWFDCNCMHGSGDNITPFPRSNVFIVFNSVENAAVDPFAAPVRRPEFIGARDFTPVR
- a CDS encoding ectoine synthase, with product MIVRSFKDIEGTDRHVKAASGTWESKRIVLAKEKVGFSVHETILYAGTETSMWYANHIEAVVCVEGEAELTDRETGKTYTITPGTMYLLDGHERHTLRVKEDFRCVCVFNPPVTGREDHDENGVYPLLTEPEEV
- the ectB gene encoding diaminobutyrate--2-oxoglutarate transaminase, producing MTITQPDLSVFETLESEVRSYCRGWPTVFDHARGSRMYDEDGHEYLDFFAGAGSLNYGHNNPVLKRALIDYLERDGVTHGLDMSTAAKRTFLQTFQNLVLRPRDLPYKVMFPGPTGTNAVESALKLARKVKGREAIVSFTNAFHGMSLGSLAVTGNAFKRAGAGIPLVHGTPMPFDNYFDGKVPDFLWFERLLEDQGSGLNKPAAVIVETVQGEGGINVARPEWLRALKELCERQDMLLIVDDIQMGCGRTGAFFSFEEAGIVPDIVTVSKSISGYGLPMSLCLFRPELDVWEPGEHNGTFRGNNPAFVTATAALEAYWTDGSAMEKQTRARGELLEQWLISITEENLADVKEYRGRGLVWGLEFHDPQRAGRIARRAFDLGLLVETSGPQGEVVKLLPALTITPEELDEGMSVLARAVRETA